The genomic segment CATGGATGATCAAACTCAAAATCTGCTGCTTTTATGATTATGTTCTTCCTGTAAGCCGAAAATTATTAATAAAAGGAGGAAATTATGTCAAAATCAGTATTAAATCCAGGCAGGATTAGAAAGATCAATGGAAGTTTTGCATTTGTGGAGCATCGTTTTTTACAGGAAGGTTTTTTTGAGAGCCTGGATAAGGCTGAACTTCAATTGTATTTTTTCCTGGTTCTTGCGGGTAACCGGGCAGGGGTTTCCTGGTATTCCTATGAACGGATCTGCGTAATGCTCAATATTATTCTGGATGAGTATATTGAAGCCAGGAACGGCTTGATAGATAAGGATATGATTGCCTTTGACGGCCGTGTTTACCAGGTTCTTTCACTTCCTGGCAAACCGTTTGTTTCGGAAGACAGGCTGTTGAGAACTTCCCGGGACATGGAGACTCGTGATCCTGCTGTAATACGCCGGATAGTTGAAAATGCCCTGGGAGATTAATCATGGATAAACCAGGAAAAAAATACACAGACAGCGCCATGCAGGATTTTTTGGAGCTGATTTCACAATACCTGCTCTATATAAAAAGAACCCGTCCCCCTGGTATTGAACGGCAGAAGCGGATTTTAAAGGTTCTCAATGACCTGGTTTTATCCCTGGTTAAACTCGGGATTGCGGCAGATGCGGTAAGAATCCCGGATATTGACCTTTATTTGAAAAAAACATGCCAGGGCCTTTCATCCGGAACAACCAGGGATAACAGGTCAATAATAAGGGCATTTCTGCGGTATCTTTATCACGAACACAGGCTGTATGAAAAAGACATCTCTGTTCAGCTGATTTCAGCACCAGTGTTTAACCAGGATAATCCGCCCAGATTTCTGCGGACTGAAGAAGTCAGCCGTCTGTTTGCTGCTGCAAGTCTTTCCACGCCAAAAGATCTGCGTACAAATGCCATACTGCATCTTGCGTTTTCAAGCGGTTTGAGACCTGTTGAAACAGCAAAAATCACCCTGGATGACATCGCATTTAAACAGGGAGAACTTGCAGTTCCGTCAAGAAAAGGTGTCAACCCTGCTGTTTTTCCTCTTTCCGAGGATACTGTAAAAGCTGTTACTGCCTATATTATCGGTGCCAGACCTGAAAGCAGGGCAAGAGAGCTGTTTCTCGGACTTTATCCGCCATATGAACCGGTTACTGTTTATGTAATCAGGTCGAGTATAAGTCAGCTTATGAGAAAAGCCGGTGTTTTGGGGACTCCATACAGTCTCAGGCATACTTACGCACAAAATCTTCTTGAAAGCGGTGCGTCAATATATGAAATCAAGGAGATGCTCGGTCATGACAGCCTGAAAAGCACGAAAAAGTACCTGCATGTTGACATTAAACTTATGAGAAAGGTTTTGTTCAATGATACGATTTAAGAGTTTTCTTTCAAAGCATTTTGAGGATTTCCTTGTTTACCGCATGGATGCAGGATATAAATCCGCATTGATTTCATTAAAGATAATCCTTTTAAAGAGATTCCTTTGCTGCGTGAGAAATCTTATATACCTTTCGTGTTTTCACCTGGTCAGGTTGATGAGATACTGAAAAATCTGCAAATGAATATAAGAAAAACAAATCCGCATTTATTTCTCGCAGACCTGGCAGCCTATAACGCACTCCTGATGACGGCCCGGTGCGGGATGAGAATATCCGAACCACTGGGATTAAAGGATAAGGATTTTCGCACTGAAGAGAGGACAGTCTATATTGAAAAAACCAAATTCCATAAAGACAGGCTGATACCTGTTCCAGATGCCGTAGCTGTCAGTATTGAAAACTTCCTGGCTGTAAGAAACACGGTGCTTGACAGCAGATCATGCAAAAATCTCTTATGCGCCTGCAAAGGACCAGCTTCAAAAGGGCTTGTTTACAGGGCATTTCACAGGGCTGTAAAAGATGCCGGTATCAAAAGAACCA from the Desulfonema limicola genome contains:
- a CDS encoding tyrosine-type recombinase/integrase codes for the protein MDKPGKKYTDSAMQDFLELISQYLLYIKRTRPPGIERQKRILKVLNDLVLSLVKLGIAADAVRIPDIDLYLKKTCQGLSSGTTRDNRSIIRAFLRYLYHEHRLYEKDISVQLISAPVFNQDNPPRFLRTEEVSRLFAAASLSTPKDLRTNAILHLAFSSGLRPVETAKITLDDIAFKQGELAVPSRKGVNPAVFPLSEDTVKAVTAYIIGARPESRARELFLGLYPPYEPVTVYVIRSSISQLMRKAGVLGTPYSLRHTYAQNLLESGASIYEIKEMLGHDSLKSTKKYLHVDIKLMRKVLFNDTI
- a CDS encoding tyrosine-type recombinase/integrase, with translation MLREKSYIPFVFSPGQVDEILKNLQMNIRKTNPHLFLADLAAYNALLMTARCGMRISEPLGLKDKDFRTEERTVYIEKTKFHKDRLIPVPDAVAVSIENFLAVRNTVLDSRSCKNLLCACKGPASKGLVYRAFHRAVKDAGIKRTKQNAGNTTFGHTRVHSFRHSFAVNTLKDACERGLPPENVLPVLAAYMGHSDYRYTMKYLKVIDAEHFGGWADFCIFKRDREGA